A region of the Vicugna pacos chromosome 7, VicPac4, whole genome shotgun sequence genome:
atgaAAAGTTTTGGGGGTAGAGGTCGGAAGGGATGAAGAAAAAATCCTGGTGCAGGAGCCCCATCAGACCCCAAAATGTCCAAAGGACAGGTCTCTGTTGTTGGACCACAGGTCCCTGCatccctcagcccccagcctcccagaGCCTGAAGGAATGACTTTGACAACGTGGGTGGTTCTCACCACCAAGGGGCTGCCCCAAGGCCTGGGACTGTCATCAGACTCTCAGAATCCATCTTGAGACATGCTCCAGGTGTCCTTGCCATCGACttgcagtggtggctgctgctcctcacccccacccatgCTGGAACCCATCTGCCCTCAGCCTCTCCGCCCCCAGGACTCGTGTCTCTCTGAGTGCCACCCTCTCCTTGTCTTCTTCATCTGCCCTATTGGGGGTCCTGTCTTGGTGGTACCTCCATGTGGGTCCCCCTTTCTGCACTGGCTTCAACCTCCTTGGGTCCCATGGAGGCCAGGGTGAGGGAGGAAGACCCTAGCTGGCCTTGAAGGACGTCAGCCAAAGTCCTTCAAGGGTCATGCCTGCAAACTGAGCCTTCCCAGAGGTGCTCACAGCTGTCTGCTCTCTAGGTGAGTGTTCCCCAGTGGGCGGCTGCAATGAGACCCGCATGCTGGAGTTGCTGCCCTGGTGCGGGGAGGCCTTCGCCAACATGATGCACAAGGTGGAGGTCTGGAAGCGGTGCAACCTGTCTGAGTTCATCATGTGAGTGTTGTTGCGCATGCCCTGCCCACAGCCGGCCCACGCCCACCCATGACCTGCCTACTCTTTGCCCACAGCCCGTCTGTATCCTGCTGACAGTCTGTCCCAAGCCTGCTCATGGCATCTGTGCTCCCCGTGCTCCGAGGTCCCTTCCAAGCCTCACATCCCCCGACTCCCCTCACTTGTTGTGGGTAAGGAGTCAATGACCTTCTGTCCTCAGTGAAAGAATTCACAGAAGACCGGAGTCACAGAACATGGCAAGCTCCATCTGCCTGACCTCGGCCCCACTGAGCCCTGGGCTGGGTCGTAGTGCCCCCCTGGGCACACTGAGAGGCCTCGGGGGGAGAAAGTGTTGGAACACAGGGCTCTTGCAGACTCTTGCAGGCTTTGCAGGGTGGGGTGTCAGGTTAGGGGCTCTGGGGTGGCAGAGTGGGAGGGGTGGATCTTGGGGGCTTTGCCTGAGGACATGGCTGGTGAGGTGTCCCAGAGCCTGGACACGTCCCAGGGGCCACATCATGGCTCTGGACATGGATTCCCACTCTCTCTTGCTTCGTTGCGCTCTTCCTTGCCTGCCTGGAAAAAGGGTGAGAAATGACATGGTTGATCTGCTAGGCCTGGCCCTCCTGGCACCCATCCCTCCTGGTAGCCCCAGGCCGCTTCCCAGCCCAGATACTGGGTTGCTGGTCAGGAACATGTCTGCCCCACACTCCTCAGGTGACACAGGCCTTCCCTGCACTTGCAGGAAGCAGTTCCCTCCTGTTTCCGGCTCAGGCCAGGCAACTCCCCCCAGGACAGCACCGGAGGGAGGAGGTGAGCCACAGGGCCTCACACCAGCCTCACCCCAGCCCCCGGTTCTGTGGGGAGCTGAGGATGGAGCCCTTTTCCCTCCTGCACCTGTTCTGCATGCACAACTCTGTCAGGTGCAAGAAAGTGTGGGCAGTGGATGGAGCTGGTGCACCTTGGCAGGTGTCTGTCCAGCCCTCTCACTACAGCATCTTGGATGGTGGctgccagcccaggccaccacctcCAGAGGCTGACTGTTGAGCTGAATTCTGGGCCCTTGGCTGGCCTCAAGGGCTGTCCAGAGCCCACCTGCCAGATGGACGTGGCACTTCCTGGGTTGTTCACTGAGTGCCCTTTCCAGGTTTGATCAACACAGACGAGAAGATCTCCGAGCGCGGGGGATGCCATGCGTCCtgtcagctgggggctgggagaggcgACTTCTGAAAGCAAGATAGGCCAGGGCTGGGCTCACAGGTGGGCCCCCTGCTTCCCAACCAGGTGAATGAGGGCATGTTGACTTGACTGGGAGGCAGCTGGCCCTTGGCCTCAGAAAGACCTCTTCCTTTGTAGCCCATAGAGCGACCCTAGAtagtgagagccttgcagatccAAGTGGCTGTGACCACACACATCCCTTGGCCTTGGAGAAAGAAGCCAGGCCCAGAGTGTCCTCTGGGAAGTGCCAGGACCCCAGGGGCCGGGCCCAGACCTGGCTGCTGGGAGTTCACATCCTTAcagggagcaggtcaggggcaTGGATGGCCGAGGTGAGGGCAGGGATGATGTATGAGCTACAGACACGGGCATGAGGTATAGAAGGGGAGCTCGTGGACTCAGAGTTTCCTTGCTGGATTCTGCTGCCTCTTTTTTAAGATGGGAAGGCTGGGAGTTGCACTAGATGGTACCAGGTCTGTGCAGAGGACATCACCTGCTTGGAGGTGGGGGAGCAGATGGGGAATGGAGTATTTGTGAGGAGGTAGCCTGCAAGGTGGAGTAGAAGAGGGTTGTGCCCTTTGCAGGGATGGATCAGGTGCAGACGAAAGCAGAGCTGAGCCTAGCGGCAGGAGGTGCCAGGGTGCCGGGGATGGGGTCCCCATGTCAGAGATCCTCTGGGCAAGGATGACAGGGGGATGGACCGTGTCCCCTCCAGCAGGCCCAATAAGAGTCATACCATTAGGGTGTACTCTTCCCATGTGGCCTGGGGCCATGCTGGGACCAAAGGGACCAAGGGACCAAACAGGACTGCCCTCCCCGCTTCCCCACGGTCAGGGCCAGAGAGAGAAGGAGTGGGGGAGCCTGACGGTCAAGCCCTCTGCCTTCGCAGGTACTACGAGAGCTTCACCAACTGCACCGAGTCGAAAGCCAGGGTGGTGGGCTGCTACTGGCCCAACCACCTGGCCCAGGGCTTCGTCACCGACGTCCACAGGTGGTTCTTCCACAACTGCACGGTGGACAGGCCGCACTGGGAGGATCCCCCGGATGAAATTCTCATCCCGCTCATTGTCGTACCCATCCTGCTGACCCTCGCCATGACTGGCCTGGTGGTGTGGCACAGCAAACGCACCGACCGGCTGCTGTGAGGGCCGGGGAGCGGGAGGCGCCGCGCCTGGGGAGACGGAAGAAAGTGCCCCAGAGCTGGGAGAGCCGGTGGACACTGCTTCGGCTGCCCCCCAACCCGACCTGGGCAGCCGTGGGCTGGGGCTTGTGTGCCGGGCACAAATCGCCGCTGCTTGGTCCGTgcagccccaggctgggctggggcctcCGGGGTTCCCGGGTTATTCCTTAGCACGGGCCCCAGCCCGGGCCCGACCCGGACCCGGATCCCGCCTCCCCACTGACTCTACGCCTGGCCCCATCCCAGCCCTGACTCCTGGCCTTGGCTCTGACTCCATGCCTGGACCTTACCCGGCCGTGCTCTGACTGCAATCCGATTCCtgaccccacccccaggccctgaccccacccccaggccctgaCCCCGCCCCCAGACCCTGGCCCCACCCAGACCCCGCCCCCAGAgtctggccccaccccagaccctggccCCACCCTTGGCACCTCTCCGGAAAGGTCTGCCTCCTATCGCCTAGCTGGGGGTGGCGGGGGCgagtgggggagggggctttGCTAGGTCGTTGCTTTGCTGACCTTGACTCCTCTTGGTGGGGAGCCCACCTGGAGAGGACCAGGGAGACTGAGGGTTGGGCTGGGGGCTCCAAGGAGCCACGCGCAGCCTGAAACCTGCTGTGCACGGCCACGACCGGCGGGTGGAGTTGGGACTGGCCACGGTGCGAGGCCTGCTGTGTGACGGGCACGGGCCTCCTCCCTAACGGGGCCCCCCGCTGTGGCCGTGGGGTGGGGTCCTGTGCTGGCTCAGCTCTTTTTACCGTGTCTGTGCTCTCTGTGAGTAAAGAGTCATGCTGCTTCTGGGGTTTCCAGTTTTATTTCAGGGAATTCGCACAGACTCGGCCTGCTCTCTTAGAACTGGCAAGTCcctcatgcccattttacagatagcgAGTGACTGCTGCTCCACACTGATGCTCAGAGCAGCAAGGAGAGCTTCACACCAGGGGGTTGCGGGCAGGTGGGAGGGACCTGTCCATCCAGCTCGCTGAGCTCTGCACTTCCCACTGCGCTTGTAGGATGGAGGGGAGACTATCTGTCCAGCCTGCATTTTGAGGCTGCCTCGGGCCTGGTCCTGGGGGCCTGGAAGCAGCTGGTGGAGGCGTGGTTTTGTCCGCAGGCCTCTTGCTGGTCCCTGTCGGTGCTCTGGTTCCACGGGCAAGGCTTTTGGATGTGGACTGATGGCTTCAGCACACCCTTGCTGGGGACCAGAGGTGGGGCCATGGCTGCGAGTGGAAATGGAGAGAACCTGGCATGGTCTTCGTGTCCTTCAGAGACCCTGCTCCCCTTCCTGCCTGGTGGTGCAGGCGGTCCCCTTAGGTGCCTAGAGGTGCAGGTAGGGACAGAATCTTAGTCCCCTGCATGTTCTTGAGACAGCTTTGGCTGAGGGCTGGAAGGCTGTGATCTGAACACAGCCCCGAGGCGACTGGTGCATTTCCCACCACCTGAGCCTCTGCCAGTCATCTCTGAGGTCATCTCTGAGAAGGACATCTGCCCAATGAGATGACCTgtggcatctggtgggtagagcGCTTGTGGCTTTCAAATCGTCTCAGACCTTTAAAATGTTGGCCGTCTTTGCAGATGATGCCTTGGGGGCCAGGCTTCTGCGATGTGGATACAGCCCACCCCCTGGCTCGTCCTGGCTGTTCCTGGTGTGAGGGCCCCTGGAGCACATGCTGTGTgtgcctctgcctcctcagggGTTCTCACCTCCTGGGTTCCCCGAGAACCCGGGCCCCCACAGCTGCACCAAGAGTGTTGTTTCCCCGCGCTTCTCCTGCGTGAAGAAAGCCGTGGAGTGACCCTTCTTGGCCAAAGACCCCATCCTTACCAAGAGCGGTAACTGATAATCTTGGGCCAGGCACCCGCCTGCCTGACAACTTTCTACAAATGCTAATTTTAGCGACCTCCCGGCTCCACTGAGACCTACGACTCCCCAGTCCAGCCCCGTCCAGCCCTGGCTGGCTGTCTCTCTCCCGCCCAGGCCATCCTACCTCCCTGCCCAGCCTGAATCCTGGCCAGTGGTTTATTGGTCATGCCTTTGCAAGCTCCGTTGGCCTCCTGGCCCTCTCTTCTTTCATCGTGCTCATTAGCAAACCAGGGCACAGCTAACCCAGTTCTTTGCCTCCTCGATCCTCACCTGGGCTGCTGAATGTTTTGGGAGAAGAACATGCAGGGAAGCTGTGTCAGCACCTACTGCCATGTAACAAATATCACTGATTTCAAGTGTAGGATGTGGCAAAGGCCAGTCAGAGGGCTGAGGGCCCTGTTTCCTGTGTGGCTGTCAGTGgggctactttttttttaacacctttttttTGGGTGTCCACAAAAATCACGTGTCCAGATTTTATAGAcactttatatgtgtgtgtgtatttgtgtatgtgtgcacacaaaTACACAGTTATACACACTATTTTattaacacttttattgtggtatggttactgtacagtaaactgcacatacttcagatgtacaatttgatgaattttgatagatgtatacagtCATGAaagcaccaccacaatcaagatagctaacatttccatcactgcccaagaggtgcaattttggaattcccaatttatcccttcccaccctctttgccctctggtaaccataagtttgttctctgtgtctgtgggtctctgttttatgtatatatatatatatatatatatatatatatatatatatatatatatgttcatttgtccttttttttagattccacatatgagtgatatcatatggcatttttctttctctttctgtcttacttcacttagaatgacgatctccaggtccatccatgttgctgcaaatggcattattttattcttttttatggctaagtagtattccacaccacatcttctttatccagtcatcagttgatggacatttgggttgtttcatgtcttcgctattgtgaatagtgctgctgtgaacattggggtgcgtgtgtctttttgaattatatttttctccagtatatgcccaggagtgggattgctggatcatatgttatgtctatttttagttttttaaggaacctccatactgtcctccatggtggctgcacccatgtacattcccaccaacagtgtaggagggttctcttttctctacaagTGGGGCTGCTCTTAGCTCCTTGAGGCCCTGCACACAATTCTGGCTACATGACCCCCTCCATCTGCAAAGCCAGCGGAGACTCTTGGTTGTGATGACATCTTTGACCTCTAGACTTGGATTCATGGGGGTCATATGATGGGTCAGCCCACCAAGATAAATTTCCCTCTCTAAGGGACAATAGATTTGGGATcttcatcacatctgcaaaatcctgTCACTCTGGTGAGCATTTGACTGAATAATTGGAGAAAGTGTGTGTCCACTAGGGTGGGGACCCTGAGGCATctggggcccccacccccacccccatgggctctgtccctccctctgccttggTTTTCCTATGGGTGATTGACACCTCCTCCATTTCATCTGCCTCCTTTATGTCGTCACTCTCTGTCTCACGGTGTCAAGAGGCcacttccctccacctggcccccCAAATGTCACTCATGTGCCCTGCACATGGTGCTCTGGCTTTGGACCGGTTGAAGGTGGGTGGGGAAGAGGAGCCAACAAAGGACACATCCTGGGAGCGACCGGGGCCACGGAGAGTGGGGGGGGCTCTAGGGCTGGCCCAGCGTTCTGACGTCCATTGTGCACTTATGTCTGCTGAAACATTTACTAGTGTGGAAGTCCCCAGCCACCATTTCTGACCACGATGAGGTGCTGGGACTCCAACCGAGACTCGTGTTTGGAGAGTCTGGAGTGAGCTGCACTGAGGGCCTGAGGGCTGGGTGCTGTGTGCGGGACTGGGGGCAGGTGGGACCCCAGGCACCTGTCCCCACTTGCCTGACCCGGAAAGGAAATAAACACACATCCAGcattcaccagtttcaaggacTGGGTATCCGGCAGAAAGATgaatgtctattcaagttttaTATTTGAAGTTTTCACCACATAGTCACCTATCCACGTGTTTTTGGTAGGGTATGGAGGGTGCTGGTGCCACGCCCACAcagggaatgtgtgtgtgtatgtgtgtgtctgtgtgcaaatatgtgtgtatgtgtgtttatgtacgtgtgtgtgtacaggGGCCACCGTAAGAGCAGGCAACTCTGAGGGTCTCTCCATGGGTACTGACTATTTAGAGTGTAAGACTTAATGGGACaagatttaaaaactgaaaaaaaaaaagacatagtgcAGCCAAGATGATTCAGACAACTGCTCACCCAGAGACCTTGAGAAAAACCAAACGTGGCCCCGTCTTTAAAGCTGAGAAATGGCAGCTGAGTCTTAGCAGATGTAGCCTTCGTGGGGCTACATCACACCTAAGGTTGCTCTCAAGAACAGTGGGGGTTTTGGTGGTGAGGAGGCCGGCAGTACGTGATGGAGGTGAGCGTGAGAGGAGGACCCACTACAGGACAGCAGCCGAGTTTTCCCACCAGAGATACATGGGGACGGAGACAAACACAAGGAGCCCCAATGGGGTCAGAGCAAACCTCACAGACTGGCTTTAACACCACCCCGCCAAAGGGCCCAGATTTAATTGGATTAGAATGTGGAGCGCTGGTGTCCTGGGTCATTGTCGACACGGTGGAGCCAGTCAGCCAGACAGCAGGGGAGCCTGACAGCTGAGTATGACACCCACAGAGAGAACAGATTCACACAGAGATCAGTCAGAGGGACGTCAAAGGCAGCCCTGCGGGGCCTCCGTGGTGCTGGGTGAACGCGGTGAGCCCGGGGCTGCGCTCTCTGAGGATGACATGCGGGCTCACGCTGATGGAGTCCAGCCCATCCATCCACCCGCCACCAGCTCACGAGCAGCAGCATCCAGCCCATGCTGGTCCTTTGTCCTCGAGCTCTCACACACACTGCATCTCCATCACTCATGCAGACTGGGCTGCCCCTCCCCTGGAGGGGGTCGGTGCAGGAAGCTTCAGCGTGGCCTTGACTGAGGTGTGCTCCCTGGGGATCTGCGTGATGGTCAAGGGGTGTGGGCACTGCAGGGGACCACCTGGGTTCCATCTCAGCTCAGCCACTTACGATGTGACCTTTGACAAGTACACAGCCTCTGCATCTGACAGGTTCCGGGTCTAATTGGGATCTTGGGAGGATGGGATAAGATCGTCCACATTGTGTGctgagcccagtgcctggcacacagtaggtgctcattgTTGGCTGTTATTGTGGGACGTCTAGGGTGGAGTCTGGACTGGAGAATCCCTGGCGTGTCCTTAATGGAGGGTGACACTGTGGGAGTGATGACAGTCCCAGGAAATGAGACAAGCAAGGAGCAAAGAGAGCTTAGGGCAAACCCCCAAGGGTTCTGGTGTCAGGTGGGAGGGCCCAGGGCAACTGTGAGGGACAGAAAAAGCCAGAGAGTTTCCAGAACGCATTAATTGCTGCTAAGAGATCCAGCACACGGAGACCAAGAATTTTCTGGTTGTGGTCCGGTGGGAATCCTTGGACCACTGTCAGAACAATCTCCTGTCCTGCGAGGCAATGGGACCAAGAATATGCCATCCACAGCAGGAAGCTTACCTGGCATCAGCTGGGTCCTTGTGGAGGGAGGGTCACCCCAAACTTCTTGACGGCCACCCCAACATCAGACTGTGACTCCCTAAATGGGGCATGCTCGCGGCAGAAGCCCTGATCCCACTGATACTGCTGGAGAAGTTTCCAGAAAGAGTAGGGCTGGCAGATGACAGGTGGGTCAGAGGGCTGGGGGCTCGGGTGGTCCTGAAGGGTGTGGGAGGGGTGCTGAGGGGCGGCAGGCAGCTGCTCATTCCACTTTACCAGCAACAACCAGAGATCCGGGAGAGGTTTCGTGCAGGGCGAGGGCCCCATGGCGGGAGCCTCACACAGGCAGATTTGAGGGATGGTGGAAGGGGGAACAGGCCCCCCATGTGGTCAGTGCAGGGACTCCCCTCACCACCTGCCCCCTTCGTGCCTGCTCTAGCCTCTGGCAAAGCAGACCCTCTCTTTCCTCACAGGCCCAAGTGGAGAGAAGTTAGGTGTCATTTTAGGGAGCAGGAGTCCCCAACAGGGAGGCACAGATGGGCAGGGAGAGGCAGACCCCTTCCCCGTGAAGATTTGACAGCCTCTCATCACCTGGTCCCTCCTACACAGTCACTTCCGTTCCCTCTGGTCAGGGGCCTCCTCCTTGGGGCTGGTTTGGTCACCAGGCAGCCAAAGCCAGCGAGGCTGAGTCTTTACAGTCTGCTTTGGGGCAGCAAAGAAAGGGGAGCAAAACCACTTGAGCATGACA
Encoded here:
- the RAMP3 gene encoding receptor activity-modifying protein 3 isoform X2, which codes for MEARARRRPHLLTPPPLLLPLLLLCGECSPVGGCNETRMLELLPWCGEAFANMMHKVEVWKRCNLSEFIMYYESFTNCTESKARVVGCYWPNHLAQGFVTDVHRWFFHNCTVDRPHWEDPPDEILIPLIVVPILLTLAMTGLVVWHSKRTDRLL
- the RAMP3 gene encoding receptor activity-modifying protein 3 isoform X1, encoding MAQESPIQRIVNGDGGGLWRNTRPQLCGRMPGQRTPAGGGRPREECVRGQVLPGYIICRRLDVTGECSPVGGCNETRMLELLPWCGEAFANMMHKVEVWKRCNLSEFIMYYESFTNCTESKARVVGCYWPNHLAQGFVTDVHRWFFHNCTVDRPHWEDPPDEILIPLIVVPILLTLAMTGLVVWHSKRTDRLL